The genomic region CCTAGCTCAACTCTTTGTTGATGAACCTTTTATCAAGCTCTCTCGcacattctcttctcttctcttcttttctctcttaaCATTTTCCTAGTGTACATATTTGTTGGCATTTTTACAGCCTGAGACGGTTCAAAATGAGTTGGTGCTTTTTGTGAACGCCCAccctttttcatttgtttactcaagtgCCTGGGGTAAACTGAAATGGTTGTTCTAGTCTAATGGGAAGTGCCATGAGGATTTTCACCCGGTCAACCCAGCATTTTTCTTCCAGCATTGTGCATTTTTGTAATAGAGCATAGAGTGACTGCAGTGGCAGATCAAAATGGCTTCTTGGTTCCTACAGAGACGGGGGATGTGTCTTCAGGCAGCTTTTGATAAATTGAGCCTTCTCACCCAGTAATGTGGGTCTGGAACCACTCTTGCTAAAAATAGACCTGGAGTCTATAGAGGGCCTGGATTTTCTGTTCAAGGGGGGATTTCACGTTTAGAGGTTGCATTATAGGTTATCTATATAACGGTTAGATCAACGGTATAAATGTGCTTCATCATGAATTATCATGTCATGAAGAAAAGCGTAGAATGCAACAACAGGGACTCTATAGGGGGAACTTGGGGAGGGGGGGCTTCTTAAATAAACCCCATCATATGTTGTGCTAAACTCCAGATGATGTGTAGTCATTATGTAGAAAGGGCCCCAAAAGGCCCAGTGGGACTGCAGCACGAATTTACCCCCATCTATTCAGTTTCTCATGGCCCAATAAAAGCATGGCAGCTTACATTCTCTCCTCAGCTGTACTAATTGTATAATATGGGCGCATTCACATAATGCAGCATTTTGCAGTTTGTTTGAATGGAGCCCTGGTGCATTTTCCCCGCTTGGTGGAGTTTGTTCAGGAGGGCGAGAACACCAAAACAGGCTCTCCGAAAGCATTTCAACAAGATGGTCTCATTCCAGTTCCAAGAGAACTTTAGTGGTTTAATTGCACTGCGAAAGCAGTTCTACCCCGTGTCGTTCGAAGTGCATCAAGGGAACCAAACATGCGGTGCGCTTCTGGATGCAGGAGACGCTTTATTAAACGTTTTATAGACATGAGCTACTAAACTGGTGCAAACTGacccaaaggacagagctgtagcacTGCAGAAATACGCTACGTTCTGGATatttggaccaaaaaaaaaaagcgagaaGATAAACAGATGACGCATACACAAAAAGTGAACTATTTATAGAATTACCTTGTAACTTATTGAGCACTGCCTCCATGTTCTCTGTGcttgggtgatttttttttttcttcttttttatgaTTTCTCTGCACATTTGGAAAAGGTTTGCTTATCTTTTTCTGTTGCCATATTTATGGCCAACAAATACAAAATCTTTCCAAATGCATTTTCAGTCGTACACACCCCTCGCACGACGGGGTGTGTTctgctttttgttttgctcACTTACGTGCAGTGAGGGTATCGGTTTCACTCTGATTTGCCCTCGGTAAATGACTAGGGAGTGTGACCATGTAAATGGTGTCTAAATTTGTGACACCATTGTGacagaatatttatatttttccacagaatatGAGAGTTGGACAGAAGGACCTTTCAGTCTGAATCTGTGGACATTCTGGTACAATTTGCTGAGATCTGAGGCCTCTGTCTTCTGAGTCAGCTTTCTTGCCTTTGGGATTCAATACATGTTAAGTCCCTGGAAACTCCAAATTGACCAAGAGAGCCATCCTTCTAATCCAGTTTTTTCATTTCCTCCTCCTCAATAATGATTTATATATGGTAGCTAGCAGTCACTGATAACTACTTGAAATACTAAATGGAAACTACTTTATAATTGAGTAAGCCAAAGGGGAAGCGGTTAAGTGTAACAATTGTGTGATATTCCTGGATGCATGTTGATGCGTACTTTTGGAGAACTGTCAGGTTAAGTGCGCATATAGTACAGACACTGTGTGGACATTTTGTGACGtgtttttggtatttaaatCTCACAAGTAATAACAAGAGTCTCCCAGACTTGCTTGGacttagggctgcaactaacgattattttcataatattaatcggccgattatttttttttagcttgttcggaataatattaatgatcgggggggaaaaaatacaatattgaAACACAGCCGTTTgtccaattttatatatataatcttttaagcaatcgcaccagtttccccaggCCCTTGAGCAGTAGAGCATTTTGgacataaacatgtttgtgctcgtgtatcactgtcgtgcttctcTGTTACACAAGCTCCACTTTGCACCGATTACAGGTTATAGTCTTCTCCACGGCATTTTGTTGACGACGATTTTCATagtcgattattatcgattagttattGCAGCTCTACTTGGACCATGGCTGTAAACTGTAAGTCGCACAAAGTCGCAATCGTCGGCTAATGTGTTTGTACTGAAAACTCTGATTAAGCGAAGAATGACCACTTGGTTAAGAATCAAAGCATCTCTGGCATAAGCTCTTTCAGTCCATTACATCCATTTCATAGAGGAAGTGCACGTTTCATGAGCACGGAGTAAGTCCTTTTTTTCCGAGCAAGCCCACATACTTATCTTCAGTCTAATCAGGAATGCACAGTGAAAAAGAGAACATTGGATTACAGCCTTCAGTCCCTGATCTTGACTCTTTATTCCCTGTAAACGAAAAAGAGAATTCGGCTGTTGATTTTGGACCGAGCCATGCCTCAGGGAACTGCCTGATGATGAGCCATCTCATTTGGCCTTTTATGGAGATAAGTGATTGCTCCGAGTGGGCCATACATCCCACACTCACTGGACGTGTCCAGACTGTTTAGACATGCTCTCCATGTATCCAAATGTTTAAAACGGCTGATTAATTTCCCCTCTCTCGATAACATCTCGGGCCTTCTGCAAGTCTGGAAGTTGCAGCGCACTCTGCATTAATAAGAATCATTATGTGTTTGTACTATCCTCGGTCTCAAGATGGAACGCCTAACTCCCTGGTCACCAGTATCAGCTGTGCAACTCTCCCTCTGGTAATATCGTTAACACCTGTGCCATTTCTTGCAGCTGTGGCCAACTCGCTTTAATTTGCTCCATTTCATTTCAAGTGGGATGCGTGAGAGATGGTGTACAACTTCAGGCTGAAATCTGGTGAGCATGTACAAAGGAGTTGAATGTCAGGTAGTGGAGCCAAGCAAAACAACTCTATTCCTGCCCCCTGATCCTCGGATAAAGACACGGCTTTATTTTGGGAGCTTGTGTGTTCATGCCTAGGAATTCAGTAAACATGCTATGAGACGTTTAACATGCAAACGGCAATGCTGTATGTTGTTTGGACAGTGACGAACATAAAGAATAAGCAGCTAACAGCAAAATGCAAAACAACATAAGTACTGCAATATATGGCTTTCCCAGGAAGAGGGTCACGGTGTAACaagcattcttttatttttctgaaaaacaaacGGGCCAACTGGGAATTCTTTTGTGCGGGGACTCTTAAAGGGACCCTTGTACTTATAGCCTTTTTGATGCGTATCCAGACGATGCCTGCTTTCGAATATTAATGCATTTGCATGCCATTGATTCCATTTGCATCGGACATTTTAAAGTCAAATAGCATGTCTTGTCCTGCCGAGAACCTCAGTGAAGAGGCCACATGTTTTACACGTGGTCCTAAAACTGGATGGATTGtaatatcttttcttttttggggggaagcTTGGCATTTTTAAATAGGTCAGGGAAGTTTGCACTGCACATGACATTTCAGCTTTCCACTGGCATTCCCCATTGGCCACTGCTGCACTTTCTCACTGACCTACTCTGAACCGCAGCGTTTTGCATTCAGAACTACTAAATTGGTGTCGCTAAATCCTACAATTTTCCGTGGTCAGAGTATTTGCCTTGTCTTTAGCACAGTCCTTCATAAACATGCGTTATCTTCATATAGTATATTCAATTACCGTCTTTCTTTCTGCGTTGTGTTTAGATAAAGGTATTCAATGGAGACCGGAAATACTTACGCTTCATCTTTTATTTCTCATCTCAACTGTAATAAAATACCACTACCAGGACTGTTAATACGGTATTCCTATTCATTTATGTTGGGGCTTATAGGGATGCTTTTTAGCCTTCATCCACTTAAAACACATCTTTTTGAAGATCTCGTAACTACAACTCGCTACTCGATCTGAATcgcaccacctgctgcactacacacatcagttTTTACTAGTGGGATTAATTAGAATGCACGGTCCTaagagtcctaaaagtagataaagagaacccaattaaacaaatgagaaattattatacttggtcattatTTTATTGAGGTAATCCAATGATACATTATGATATAGTCAAGATACAATATTACACACTCTcctgagattcagttcacggtcagatgtcctgacattttcctttagaattcactggtctAAATCTGAATTCATTGTTCCGTCagtgatggcaagtcgtcctggcccagatgcagcaaaacaggcccagaccgtgatactaccaccaccatgtttcaaagAAAAAGTTCTTATAccagaatgcagtgttttcctttctctggacccttgtcatttaaaccaaaaagttctattttggtctcatccatccacaaaacatttttttcattagtaTTCTgccttgtccacgtgatctttagcaaactgcagatgggcagcaatgttctttttgtagagcagtggctttctcctcgcaaccctgccatgcacaccattgttgtccagtgttctcctgatggtggactcattaacattagccaacgtGAGAGACACCTTTAGtcgcttagaagttaccctggttccttcgtgacctcacagactattacacgtcttgctcttggagtgatctttgttggtctccattCTTGAGGAGGctaacagtggtcttgaatttcctccattttgcacacaatctgtctgactgtggattggtggagtccgaACTccttagagatggttttgtaacatttttcagcctgatgagcatcaacaactctttttatgaggtcctcagaaatctcctatgttcatgccatgatacacttccagaAACGTATGTTGTGAAGATcggactttgatagatccctgttctttcaATAAAACatggtgctcactcacacctgtgtCATCCTACTGACTGAAAACAACTGACTCTAATTTCTAATAAGACTCAACATCCttgaggttcacatacttttgccactcaaagatatgtaatattggaccattttccttaataaataaatgaccaagtataatattttgtctcatttgttttattgggTTCTCTTTACCTACTATGTCTgattgttttaggtcatattaatgcagatatatagaaaattcgaaaatgttcacaaactttcaagcccCACTGTAACTCGATCACAACCTGCAGTCACCTCGCGGTTAAACACATCATGGAAAAAATAACAAGGTGTAACCAGACACAAATAACATCTTTTATGTGCGATGTGAAGACAAAACCCACAGCTCACGGCCAAACGATGGCCAATGACTTGCTGAGTTTTTGTTAGTCACGAATACAAGGTGCTACCTAAGATCGCTTCTTAGAAAAGGACATTGCCCAGAGGGCTACCTAAtggatttatgatttgtccacccctgcacACTCCGATTAGATTCAATTTAATAGTGTGGATGAGGGCAACCAGGGGTATTCATAAACCGACAAGTTCATTAAACTTGTTCCCTGATTTAATCGCTCGTGCGTAGAGCTAggtaaaatatatttgcagCATACTGGCGTGCGAGACGAAGTTCTTTGTATTCACCGCTGTATAAGTGACCACCACACGCTCAATCCCGGCTGTACAAAGagactgttttgttgttgttgcttaaCTTGGCCGTCTTTGCTGACGCACATCACGTCAATCCATATAAATGGTGTCGATATTTTAAATATGCCTGCTATGCTCTTTGCAGTTTAGTGTGtatggtacttttttttttttaatgtattttttttttttttttaacccttgtCCAAACCTCAACATGGAATGAAAACTTGCTATGAAAACAGTATTTTGTGTTGTCGattggtctttttccaatcttcaactgcccAGAATCTATCGGCGAATCtatctgtgcccactgtagcctcagattcccgtTCTTGGCTGACGGAACACAATGTcgtcttctactgttgtagcccaacTGCTTCAAGGTTAAATGTGTTTCACATTCTGatatgcttttctactcactgTGTTTGTAAAGAGCGGTTATTTGAGGTACTGTAACCTTCCTATTGGCTTAAACCGACTTGGCCGTTTCCTTTGGCCTGTCTGGTCAATAAGGCGTTTCCACCAGCAGAATTagtgctcactggatgttttttttggttgttgttgtttgtttgtttgtttgtttgtttgtttgttttctcaccactctagagactgctgtgagAAAATCCTAGATGAGAGAttctgagatcacatttttgccCCGTTCTGTTGCTTGATATGGACATCAACTACCTATAGcgcttgacttgtatctgcatgattgtatacATGCTGCTGCCAGAGGATTCGCTGGATAATTGCATGTATGAGCAGGTGTACCGGTGTTCCTTTCAAAGTATATGCTGATCCTTTCAAGTGGACGCTGCACGTTTCTGTGCAACATTTTGTGTCTTTGGTGATGATTAACAAGACAAAACAGCTGTCGGCCTGGTTATCTGCGTCACACTGTCGCACCGTGTGGTGTGAATCCTAACCAAATACGCATCTCATCtcctcacatcacatcacatgagACGCATCTTGTGTAAAGCATCATGTAAAGCATCTTACACCTCGTCCACAGGTGAGTCTTGCCTGGCACGGAGTGTGAATGTGTCCACAGAGTGTACTGCTAGGCAGAGCATTTCGAATAGCAACATGCAGAAATGTGTTCCGTAGTGATGCGAGACACTAAAAGCTGTTCCGTGACTCTAAACAGATTGCAAAGTGACACCATCTTTAATGCGATGGCTTGCAGCATGGCATCCAACAGTGTACATGTTAGGCCTGCATGAGTAATAGAAATGATCATTGCTGCAATTTCTGTTGCATCAGACATCAACATAAAGACGTTTGAGCTCGAAGCATGAGCTAAAGAATGTTCTTCATGACAAAAGGCCCTGGAAGCTCTGAATGCAACAAAATATTGTCAAGTATCCAGCCTACATAACACCCACCATGTCACATGGAAAGCTGTTTTCAGAAGCTACGCAGTTAGAAACCCCCATATTTCAGAGACAGCTGGGTTTTTATCGCAGCAGGAGGTgtcgctcctctctctctcgctttctgtcCGTGTCTGTGTcttcttctcacacacacatgcacaaccCCATCATTCCCAGGAAATTACTGAATCAGAGAGCAGTTTACTTAATCGAATTGGATACAAAATTGCTTATGAATCATGGCACCAGCCATTGAGTTATAATTGCAATCGAATTGTTGTTGAACAGAtgattcacattcacacaccgaATCATCGTgggcgtttttttgttttttttgaccaaCTGGTTGTGCCTATTTTGCTGGAGCCCCATCTAAAGACTTAGCTTAGTcatagtgtgtgtatacacacacacacacacacaacacttggGTGAACTTGCTAGGTAAGCTGCTTCTCTTCTTCAGCAGAAATTTCAGTGATTTCATGAGACCTCGTTTGCTGACGAGTCCTTTGCAGTGGATGTCCTACTtcatattggggggggggggcgagagGAGATGAGATACTATTTTCAGCCACAAAATTCACctccttttcttttaaatggtGCCAATACTTGTGGAATAGGCTGTGTAGTAAAAAGTTAACCAGTTGCTCAATTAGTTGCGATTAGCCTTAACCAGAGAGCtgaggagagagtgtgtgtggtaaaGTGAGTGCCAACACCCCAGCgctacagctgtgtgtgtgtgtgtgtcgtgtttCCCTTGTCCTCATTGATTTCTCTGGAACACCCCTTTCTTCTCTTTTATTCACGTCTTGTTCCCGCGGTCTCCTCTCCTCAGCTTGGCACAGCACTGAAGTGGCCGCCAGGATCCCTGGCCCACTTAAATACGGTCTGGGAAAAGGAGTCACAAAGGAGATGAAtagctactgtgtgtgtgtgtgtgtgtgtgtgtgtgtgtgtgtgtgtgtgtgtgtgtgtgttggtgggggAATATGCCAGGAAGACACCCCCACCCAACTTCTTGAAAGCAGCTTGATGCTTTCTGCCAATATGAATAGCACCAATACCATTTTTGTCCATTGCCTAAGGTTTTACCTCCTTCATTTTGCCTGGCTTACAGGCTTGCAAAGCGCCCAGTGAAACCGAGACGATGGTAATTGTTTCATGACTCTAGATGGTCTCAGATGTACATTTTCAACTTCCTGTTGTAATTAGGCCATGAAATGAGTTCAGGAGCCACTTGATTAAGTATAGAAATAGAACCTCCGGAGCAATAATTATACCAATTTACAAGTTAATGCCCTCTGTCATGAATATTAAAGAAACGAAGTGTCCAAGGCCAGTTAGTCATTTCAGTTCCTCGTGTATCCATTTAGCACTCGGATAGATCGAtcctttttccattttcttctgCCTGCCTTGTTTTTAGCAAGACTATATTTGGTAAAGATGACAGCAGTGCTACTGAAGCACCAATCAGCATTAGCCATCTGTTCACAGCAGCTCAAGCTCCAGAAAATTAGTAAAATTGTATATCCGCTGTTTTAGTGTAATCGTTTGTGTGATGATGACGAGTAGGATTACTTTAACAGTGAACGGAATAAGAATTAGCAGAGTAGCTGGTGAGCTAGGAGAGCTGTATTTGTACCTAATTAGCCTCGCACATTTCTAATGCTCATGTCGAAATGGCAAGGTTACACCTTCTGacaatgtgttttgtgtttgtgtaatataaTCTCAGGATGTTTCAAACAGAAAAATTGAACGACGTTAATCTGATCTCGTCAAGCTTCGCTGGCAAAACTCCACGCTGTGATGGTAGGCAGTTCAGCGAGAGGACCGTAAAGCTcatcatgttcgacgcacataaATCGAATGAAGGCTTTGACCGAATGCATGTtgtggtgatgtcacatgaagtgtcttggcccaaatctgtggaaaatctgcagtaattttcctggatttttgtgttcatttctgcaatcactaaatcctggagggactgatttagctaactgcatgaatgagcattatgtgtgtatgtataaatagtACTcattgcgcttttttttttaatctttatattTTGCAGGTGGAATGAGAAGACAGGTCATGGGCAGATGATGGACGTTGAGTCATCATACTCGGATTTCATTAATTGTGATCGCACGGGCCGCAGGAACGCAGTGCCGGACATTAAGGGAGACGGAACAGCGGTGGGCACCAGTGAACTGACCAAAGACATGGCTCAGATAGACCTGAAGGCAggaggttggtgtgtgtgtgtgtgtgtgtgtgtgtgtgagtaaagtGTGCTTTGTATTGTAGCCCAGGTGGACAGGGTCAAGCCTCTGACTGCAGCAGTTCCTGTCTTTATATATTGCAGGCCCTCAGGTGTGTGTTAATAATCCAATTAGAAATCAAATGACCCGATACTTATTGAAggacgatttatttatttattttaattttaaaggcTGCTCGGAAGAAAGCCTTCGGTCACTACTAACAATTTGAGCCCGTCTCCTAAGAGCCCACTTCCCTCTTACATTATGTTACCGTTCCCTTAAGGTCAGATGTGCTTGTCAGTGCGTCTTAGACACAAAAGGAGTTGAAGGAGAGCTTGAATAGATGCTGTCGCCACAATCACACATAGCTCTGTCATCAGCGCTTGGAACAATTCCCACTTCCCTTAACCGCTTCCTCTCTGTGTGGGAACGTTTCCACTCGGGTGAATAATGAAGTGCGGCCCAGCAGCCCACGTGTGCCGGACTCTTTCTTTTGTTCAGTTCGTCATTGAATTTTTCACTAAGAAGCACTTTGACACAACCGAAAGAACTAGGAAGAAAGGGAAATATTGAGGAAATATTCACTCCTTTCTGACAGTCGTTAATATTTACCTGCAGATACGGAGTGTGAAAAGGTGATGAGAACTGAAGTGCGGTTATTGTTATTCTGGTCCGGTCGTATATTAAATAACCGCCATCGCCGGCACCTTacgtttgcatttttttaaaataaatcgaTCAGTAGCTGGAGTTGTTCATGAAAtaacttttcttcattcattcattcattctgatGAATGACttctttattctggtcagggtcgcggTGGGTTCAGATCCTATCCCGGGACAGCTTGACACAGGGCTTCCTGGGATGGGGACAGCCCATCATAGTGCaccttatatacacacacattcacacctcgGAGCAATTTAGTGTAGACTGTGCAcctaccggcatgtttttgggagatgagAGGAAACCACAGAACGAGAGGAGAACGTGAAAGACGACTCCAAAAGGAACGCGAGCTCAGGATCACACTGGAGACCCTGGAAGTGTCGGACAGCAACCTTACTCACTGTGTCGACCTGCTGCCCTGAAATAACtgtaaatcaaattaaaaatgactagAAATTGAAAATACAGCAGATAGGCCACAATAAATATGTTGTTAATCTGGAGTTTAAAATCCCTTAGAGCTGgtgtttgtaatgttttatgGAGCGGTATATAGGGGGCGATCTGTGGTAAGCAATTTTGCCACCTAAGCTGTGAGTGATGCTTGAGATTATCAGTGAGTgtaggcctgtcacgataattACGTTATCGACTTATCTTGCGATATACAGACGTGACCTCGATCGTTTTTTTGCTGACCTCGATA from Ictalurus furcatus strain D&B chromosome 15, Billie_1.0, whole genome shotgun sequence harbors:
- the pkig gene encoding cAMP-dependent protein kinase inhibitor gamma is translated as MMDVESSYSDFINCDRTGRRNAVPDIKGDGTAVGTSELTKDMAQIDLKAGEADAAGAPAAEAEASSSQEQAKEGAS